In Acaryochloris marina S15, a single genomic region encodes these proteins:
- the cas12k gene encoding type V CRISPR-associated protein Cas12k (Type V-K CRISPR systems have also been known as with the large Cas12k protein, has also been known as type V-U5, and Cas12k as C2c5.), translating to MTVRTIECALSAPEETRKLLWNWSVQYTLLVKELMEQIARDQRFPKWMLKGEVPQTIIDKDFLASLKLESQYAGLPNLFYVSARHAISQVYKSWFAIQKQSFFRLQNKQRWLNIVEKVLAGKKTQQTHEEICTRAEQWLALVETQAKQGGIKKHQRFGQLMREAETQTEKLDQLAIAYLLLNQLEIPEKPFKPKKLKQRFTKKRIEIERLETKVNAQLPEGRDPLGVTYFESLERAISLPEIPEDSNQLQAEWEMWRKQVQIPEDNPLPYPLIIMSCDKVYWPRIERNTDQTPRRLTKQSKQPQLGVAFSGFKEYVFRIQCGKKQLPIFRRFQEDSTFIRQQIKACKKHPEIIPPSWGVFPLRSGQLLWRPSNKHKDASQPWQRHRLYLHCTIDERLLSDEGTGQVCSEKLPATKENLLRSQKKTAQTQDKNQSIFQKRQQSSHLRLSQGKICRPYTVPYIGNPNLVLGVSLSRQFPLQAAIINVSTQKQIATCTAQQLLQLHWGGKSQSGFSSKQNNQNASLIERLQRERVLVRKARQKKQSKGKVLRSQKIERLGIYADRVIARRLVDWAISHRVGTIVLPKVEGLKESIEANLQAKARIKFPHYKALQQRYAKSIRAKYPLWSFSRLIQSISECANRNGIEVKTVLPIETDDPAEQAVAMALQVD from the coding sequence ATGACGGTGAGAACTATTGAATGTGCGCTTAGTGCCCCAGAAGAGACCCGGAAACTGCTTTGGAATTGGTCAGTTCAATACACTCTGTTAGTGAAAGAGCTGATGGAGCAGATTGCCAGAGATCAGCGTTTTCCAAAGTGGATGCTAAAGGGGGAAGTCCCTCAAACCATTATTGATAAAGACTTTCTGGCCTCTTTGAAACTTGAAAGTCAGTATGCAGGTTTGCCTAATCTATTCTACGTTTCAGCGAGACATGCGATCTCCCAAGTCTATAAATCTTGGTTTGCCATCCAAAAGCAGAGTTTCTTTCGCCTTCAGAACAAACAGCGATGGCTAAATATTGTGGAGAAAGTGTTGGCAGGAAAGAAGACTCAGCAAACCCACGAAGAGATCTGTACACGGGCTGAACAATGGCTTGCCCTTGTTGAAACCCAAGCTAAGCAAGGGGGAATTAAAAAACATCAGCGCTTTGGCCAATTAATGCGAGAAGCTGAAACTCAAACCGAGAAATTAGACCAGTTGGCCATCGCCTATCTGCTATTGAATCAGTTGGAAATTCCCGAGAAACCGTTTAAGCCCAAGAAACTCAAGCAACGATTCACTAAAAAACGGATTGAAATCGAACGCTTAGAGACCAAAGTTAATGCTCAACTGCCTGAAGGTCGAGATCCATTAGGAGTGACATATTTTGAGAGCCTAGAACGAGCAATAAGCCTGCCTGAAATACCTGAAGATTCTAATCAACTTCAAGCAGAGTGGGAAATGTGGAGGAAACAGGTTCAGATTCCAGAGGACAATCCTTTGCCATATCCGCTGATTATTATGAGCTGCGATAAAGTTTATTGGCCACGAATTGAGCGAAATACAGATCAAACTCCCCGTCGCCTGACAAAGCAAAGTAAGCAACCTCAATTGGGTGTGGCCTTTTCAGGTTTTAAGGAGTATGTGTTCAGGATTCAATGTGGAAAGAAACAACTGCCTATTTTCCGCCGATTTCAAGAAGACAGTACCTTTATTCGACAACAAATCAAGGCGTGCAAGAAACACCCAGAGATTATCCCCCCATCGTGGGGAGTCTTTCCCTTGAGGTCTGGGCAGTTACTGTGGCGACCAAGTAACAAGCACAAGGATGCCTCACAACCTTGGCAAAGGCATCGTTTATATCTTCACTGCACCATTGATGAACGACTGCTTTCTGACGAAGGAACAGGCCAAGTTTGCTCGGAGAAACTGCCAGCTACTAAAGAAAATCTCCTCCGATCCCAGAAAAAAACGGCCCAAACTCAGGATAAAAATCAGAGCATATTTCAAAAAAGGCAGCAGTCATCTCATCTACGTTTGAGTCAGGGTAAGATCTGCAGACCTTACACAGTTCCCTATATCGGTAATCCAAACCTAGTGTTAGGGGTAAGCTTGAGCCGACAATTTCCCCTGCAAGCCGCAATCATTAACGTATCCACTCAGAAGCAGATTGCCACTTGTACTGCTCAACAGCTATTACAGCTTCATTGGGGTGGCAAATCCCAATCAGGATTCTCTTCCAAGCAAAATAACCAAAATGCCTCCCTAATAGAGCGATTACAACGAGAGAGAGTCCTTGTGAGAAAAGCCCGCCAAAAGAAGCAGTCTAAAGGCAAGGTACTTAGATCTCAGAAAATTGAAAGGCTCGGAATTTATGCCGATAGAGTTATTGCCAGACGATTAGTAGACTGGGCCATTAGCCATCGGGTAGGGACTATCGTATTGCCTAAGGTTGAAGGACTCAAAGAGAGCATAGAAGCCAATCTGCAAGCAAAAGCCCGCATCAAGTTTCCCCATTACAAAGCACTGCAGCAGCGATATGCTAAATCTATTCGAGCAAAATATCCTCTTTGGAGTTTCAGCAGACTTATTCAATCGATTTCTGAGTGTGCAAATCGGAATGGTATTGAGGTGAAGACTGTACTACCAATAGAGACGGATGATCCGGCTGAACAAGCTGTTGCAATGGCCTTGCAGGTTGATTAG
- a CDS encoding ribbon-helix-helix protein, CopG family codes for MPEKGRKKVRGQPELYDEVKGQVNLSLTETGVQGLDSLAKKMGLSRSEFIEQIGRGMLPVLSLQEKNTLRKLLEQLEGEPLNDELGASVKAIRHLLD; via the coding sequence ATGCCTGAAAAAGGGCGTAAAAAAGTTCGGGGACAACCCGAACTCTATGATGAGGTCAAAGGCCAAGTGAACCTGTCTCTGACAGAAACTGGAGTCCAAGGATTAGATAGCCTAGCCAAGAAAATGGGGCTTTCTCGGTCTGAGTTCATTGAGCAAATTGGTCGGGGAATGCTTCCTGTGCTTTCTCTTCAGGAGAAAAACACCTTACGTAAATTACTAGAGCAACTCGAAGGTGAACCATTGAATGATGAGCTAGGGGCTTCAGTTAAAGCCATCCGTCATTTGCTGGACTAA
- a CDS encoding anti-phage-associated DUF499 domain-containing protein yields the protein MLKTVKDACTLHPTTLDYQVARGVDNLSEILDAEDSGKAFFEKSHITRGMEELLREGLLRISGENEQALFELSQSMGGGKTHLMCSLGLLAKYPCLRAEILPTDVINRLENTPARVAVFEGRNKPKHYLWGEIAKQLGPDAEAVMLPFWKNGPQAPGKEHWKKIIGDQPTLILFDELPPYFLGARTVAVGQGSMVDVLTEALSNLFAAALELPRCCVVLANLSDSYHDQVKEVRKLVADVQREASRQAKKITPVSLEGSEIYSILRKRLFAELPSDEDIDEVAEAYAEQIKLAEDSGYLTARSLEQVADEVRATYPFHPSFKHLVALFKDNPDFRETRGLLQFAARVIRSVWQRKQNDVFLIGTQHLDLNDSQVMNEVTDINRALRPAIAQDIADSGNAHAEEIDANLNSDAASQVACMLLSASLSLAVKGHMGLRREEVIEYLAAPNRKAEEFAQAFKQLKKTAWYLHAEGELFYFKDTENLTKRIQREAQGLPKAKVEKALRTRLEGELEAQSKKAYQEVLIMPEINEIRLGSHRILVVVPPDNSVPPEDIHRFYGSVAEKNNLLVLSGNDTHMASRVEESLRELYAIEKIAKNLKHSDSLYEQAQDSKEEAEGALLQALQGTYNRLFYPSEDELQQATIENGLKFGQTSDDSVETQIEAMLASMRCDNKLATDAEQDSLPYFAMAEEELWPQNDRRTPWRDVLMRAKSNPAWPWLPGLKGLDQLKVKALSQGRWREGNDGWIEKGPFPKEKTAVNIVSPTLDMQTGETVLTLTPRHAGPSPNVHYSTSPNVSEADHVVRDLDTFRTKDSTLYFLAVDSTGKYSIGEPKRWVAKLKIQHQVHNRPVHREVELAVTPNAQLRYTIDATNPREGKVYDGPFQISDDQILLQVYASAGEATATETFNISQKGIERPPIKDDMPAKLVRTKPRFDTTKAVFDVIAQFKDRQGVIFHGVTLNIGENEQAVQVRFNDRPVTPDILEKLIKALRESLNEPDALVQLTIRDGAAFDTGFDLKAFAELAGIELTPNSVEQ from the coding sequence ATGCTAAAGACAGTCAAAGATGCATGCACCCTTCATCCAACGACTCTCGATTATCAGGTGGCAAGAGGTGTGGATAATCTCTCAGAAATTCTTGACGCTGAAGATTCAGGCAAGGCATTTTTTGAGAAAAGCCATATAACTCGAGGAATGGAAGAGCTTCTCAGGGAAGGGCTTTTGAGAATATCTGGTGAAAATGAGCAGGCATTGTTTGAACTTTCACAATCAATGGGGGGTGGCAAAACCCATCTTATGTGTTCACTGGGCCTGTTAGCGAAGTATCCTTGTCTCAGAGCTGAGATTCTACCAACAGACGTTATAAATCGACTGGAAAATACTCCAGCGCGGGTAGCTGTATTTGAGGGGCGGAATAAACCGAAACACTATCTTTGGGGCGAAATTGCCAAGCAGCTTGGACCCGATGCTGAAGCGGTCATGCTGCCATTCTGGAAAAATGGCCCCCAGGCACCGGGTAAGGAGCATTGGAAGAAGATTATTGGTGATCAGCCAACGCTAATTTTATTTGATGAGTTACCGCCCTATTTTCTAGGGGCTCGCACTGTGGCCGTGGGGCAGGGCTCAATGGTGGATGTGCTGACGGAGGCCCTATCTAACCTGTTTGCGGCTGCCCTGGAACTGCCGCGTTGCTGTGTGGTGCTGGCTAATTTGTCTGATAGCTATCACGATCAGGTCAAGGAAGTACGCAAGCTAGTGGCCGATGTGCAGCGAGAAGCGTCTCGGCAGGCTAAAAAGATTACTCCGGTTTCCCTGGAAGGCAGCGAAATCTATTCAATTTTGCGAAAGCGGTTATTTGCTGAGCTGCCATCAGATGAGGACATTGACGAGGTAGCTGAAGCCTACGCGGAGCAGATCAAACTGGCGGAGGACAGTGGTTACTTAACCGCTCGCAGTCTAGAGCAGGTGGCTGATGAAGTGCGGGCGACGTATCCATTCCACCCATCGTTTAAGCATTTGGTGGCTTTATTTAAGGATAATCCTGACTTTCGGGAGACCCGTGGATTATTGCAGTTTGCGGCACGGGTGATTCGATCAGTGTGGCAACGTAAGCAGAATGATGTTTTTCTGATTGGTACCCAGCACCTGGATCTGAATGACAGTCAAGTGATGAATGAGGTGACTGATATTAACCGGGCTTTGCGGCCTGCGATCGCACAGGATATTGCTGACAGTGGCAATGCCCATGCAGAGGAAATTGACGCTAACCTGAACAGCGATGCTGCCTCTCAAGTGGCTTGTATGCTGCTTTCTGCCTCGCTTTCCCTGGCAGTGAAGGGACATATGGGCCTGCGTCGGGAAGAGGTGATCGAATATCTGGCGGCACCGAATCGAAAAGCCGAGGAATTTGCCCAGGCATTTAAGCAACTGAAGAAAACGGCCTGGTATCTCCATGCGGAAGGAGAACTTTTCTACTTCAAAGATACGGAGAACCTGACCAAACGCATTCAGCGGGAGGCCCAGGGGTTACCCAAGGCAAAGGTAGAAAAAGCCCTTCGGACACGATTAGAAGGGGAACTAGAAGCTCAATCTAAGAAGGCATACCAGGAAGTGCTGATAATGCCGGAAATTAATGAGATTCGTCTGGGCAGTCATCGTATTTTGGTGGTTGTGCCCCCAGACAACAGTGTGCCACCTGAAGATATTCATCGGTTTTACGGGTCTGTTGCAGAAAAGAATAATCTGTTGGTACTGTCGGGGAATGACACCCATATGGCCAGCCGTGTGGAAGAGTCACTGCGAGAGCTTTACGCTATCGAGAAGATTGCCAAAAATCTTAAACATAGTGATTCTCTTTATGAGCAAGCTCAAGATTCTAAGGAAGAAGCTGAAGGGGCTCTTTTACAAGCGTTGCAGGGTACCTATAACAGACTCTTTTACCCATCTGAAGATGAACTACAGCAGGCCACCATCGAGAATGGTCTCAAATTTGGGCAGACCAGTGATGACAGTGTGGAAACCCAAATTGAAGCCATGCTGGCCAGCATGCGCTGTGACAACAAGCTGGCGACTGATGCAGAACAAGACTCGCTGCCCTATTTTGCGATGGCAGAAGAAGAACTATGGCCCCAAAACGATCGCCGTACCCCCTGGCGTGATGTACTGATGCGGGCAAAGAGCAATCCCGCCTGGCCCTGGTTACCAGGATTAAAGGGCTTAGACCAGCTTAAGGTCAAAGCATTGTCCCAGGGGCGTTGGCGTGAGGGTAACGATGGCTGGATCGAAAAAGGACCATTCCCTAAGGAAAAGACTGCTGTCAATATCGTCAGCCCAACATTAGATATGCAGACTGGAGAAACGGTGCTTACGCTCACCCCACGTCATGCGGGTCCGAGCCCCAACGTGCATTACAGTACATCTCCTAACGTTAGTGAAGCTGATCACGTCGTAAGGGATTTAGATACCTTTCGAACCAAGGATTCGACATTATATTTCCTAGCGGTCGATAGCACAGGGAAATATTCCATCGGTGAACCTAAACGATGGGTAGCCAAGCTTAAGATTCAGCATCAGGTTCACAATCGTCCGGTGCATCGTGAAGTAGAGCTAGCAGTCACACCTAATGCACAACTGCGCTACACCATCGATGCCACTAACCCCCGTGAAGGCAAAGTCTACGATGGCCCGTTTCAGATCTCGGATGATCAAATTTTGCTACAGGTGTACGCCAGCGCAGGCGAAGCGACGGCAACTGAAACCTTCAACATCTCTCAGAAAGGAATAGAGCGACCACCAATAAAAGATGACATGCCCGCAAAGCTAGTGCGTACCAAACCTCGGTTCGACACCACCAAAGCAGTTTTTGATGTCATTGCACAATTTAAGGACCGCCAGGGCGTTATCTTCCATGGTGTTACGTTGAATATTGGTGAAAATGAGCAGGCGGTGCAGGTGCGGTTTAATGATCGCCCTGTTACACCCGACATCTTAGAAAAATTAATTAAGGCCCTGCGCGAAAGTCTTAACGAGCCAGATGCTCTGGTACAGTTGACTATCCGGGATGGGGCAGCTTTTGATACTGGCTTTGACCTCAAGGCTTTTGCTGAGCTGGCGGGTATTGAGCTAACCCCAAACTCAGTGGAGCAGTAA
- a CDS encoding anti-phage-associated DUF3780 domain-containing protein, with product MSLVQTYLAPMAKETKKTRAKTRSKASKPAHATQGFGVPITAAPHHFVVIIPRGTKQPVQIVEDLGMHTLGDESELLDRVELPRGIWTEIANPVKRMFNERLKAHQLKPGQWKAGENRVDRLLGKELCVLAWAIEDLEEEKIGTALRNWLALRPEERWWLFGMTATTVGAPEDKGRGWRMALKYALGYPPQPTLRAPRKGDKTDAEDIYETLPLFQG from the coding sequence ATGAGTCTAGTGCAAACGTACTTAGCCCCCATGGCCAAAGAGACTAAAAAGACACGCGCAAAGACACGTTCAAAGGCCAGTAAACCTGCCCATGCCACCCAGGGCTTTGGGGTGCCGATCACGGCAGCGCCCCACCATTTTGTGGTGATTATTCCTCGGGGGACCAAGCAGCCGGTGCAAATTGTGGAAGACCTGGGGATGCACACCCTGGGTGATGAAAGTGAGCTGCTGGATCGAGTGGAGCTGCCCCGTGGGATTTGGACGGAAATTGCTAACCCAGTAAAGCGGATGTTTAATGAGCGTCTGAAAGCGCATCAGCTAAAGCCGGGTCAGTGGAAGGCAGGGGAAAATCGGGTGGACCGATTGCTGGGTAAAGAGTTATGTGTGCTGGCCTGGGCCATTGAGGATCTAGAAGAGGAGAAGATTGGGACGGCGCTGCGGAATTGGTTGGCATTACGGCCAGAGGAGCGCTGGTGGTTGTTTGGGATGACGGCGACGACTGTAGGTGCCCCTGAGGATAAGGGGCGAGGGTGGCGAATGGCGCTGAAATATGCCCTGGGGTATCCCCCCCAGCCAACGCTGAGAGCCCCTAGAAAAGGTGATAAGACGGACGCTGAGGACATCTACGAAACATTGCCACTATTTCAGGGTTAA